A single window of Sphingobacterium sp. ML3W DNA harbors:
- a CDS encoding polysaccharide deacetylase family protein, whose amino-acid sequence MKKAFNLGLILGLLSISSFALQSCNEGAKGKSGSIQNDTVVNTAVIDKLGADKVEKKIIDDSIAVKNKKTVLHHAVDTSKLLTDSVSPRYIYLTFDDGPLNGSQFIDSIATAKNVKINTFLIGKHDRMSKGLHKYYERYINNPLVDCYNHSFTHAHNKFTEFYSNAESSFEDFDKNEKELNLQHKIVRLPGRNIWYFADRKRIDMESGSSTADMLYQNGYRTMGWDCEWKKGKPSGIPKESVSFMYRQINNRLRNGTSFSKNNVVLLMHDDMFQTRKGQQMLSDLIDSLKSHPNYEFAHMRDYPKQK is encoded by the coding sequence ATGAAGAAAGCATTCAATCTGGGGTTGATCCTCGGGTTATTATCAATATCATCTTTTGCATTACAATCTTGCAATGAAGGTGCTAAAGGAAAATCAGGTTCAATACAAAATGATACCGTTGTTAATACAGCGGTTATAGATAAGTTGGGAGCGGATAAGGTAGAAAAAAAAATAATTGACGATTCTATAGCTGTTAAGAACAAAAAGACGGTGTTGCATCATGCAGTTGATACGTCTAAGTTATTGACGGATTCGGTTTCTCCACGATATATTTATCTTACATTTGATGATGGTCCATTAAATGGAAGTCAATTTATTGATTCAATTGCAACAGCCAAGAATGTGAAAATTAATACTTTTTTAATCGGTAAGCATGATCGGATGAGCAAAGGCCTACATAAATACTATGAACGTTATATAAATAATCCATTGGTTGATTGTTATAATCATAGTTTTACACATGCTCACAATAAATTTACAGAGTTCTACAGCAATGCGGAGTCTTCATTCGAGGATTTTGATAAGAATGAAAAGGAGTTAAATCTACAGCATAAAATCGTTCGCTTACCAGGTCGTAATATTTGGTATTTTGCGGATCGTAAACGTATTGATATGGAAAGTGGTTCTAGCACTGCCGATATGCTCTATCAAAATGGCTATCGAACAATGGGATGGGATTGTGAGTGGAAAAAGGGTAAGCCATCTGGTATTCCTAAGGAGTCCGTTAGCTTTATGTACCGCCAAATCAATAATAGGTTGCGTAATGGTACTTCATTTTCTAAAAATAATGTCGTTTTATTGATGCATGATGATATGTTTCAGACTAGAAAGGGACAGCAGATGCTGAGCGATTTAATTGACAGTTTGAAGTCACATCCTAACTATGAATTTGCTCATATGCGGGATTATCCGAAGCAGAAATAA
- a CDS encoding PhnA domain-containing protein gives MKLENQLFERAGNKCELSQATDDLTLYTLPPDLQANAENTIVVCQKCADQLNKSTQLDADYWKFLPDTMWSEIPAVQVAAWRMLNRLKNEGWASDALDILYLDDATLEWAKQTGDHENDGYVEFHLDSIGQQLLDGDSVVLTKTLDVKGSSIRATLGTVVKNIRLVFDNTEQIEGKIDGQTIVILTKYLRKQN, from the coding sequence ATGAAATTAGAAAATCAACTATTCGAAAGAGCGGGAAATAAATGTGAATTGAGTCAAGCAACTGACGATTTAACCTTATACACATTACCCCCAGATTTACAAGCTAATGCAGAAAACACCATTGTAGTATGTCAAAAATGCGCCGATCAACTAAATAAATCGACACAATTAGATGCTGACTACTGGAAATTCTTACCTGATACCATGTGGTCTGAAATACCTGCTGTACAAGTAGCGGCATGGCGTATGTTGAATCGATTAAAAAACGAAGGCTGGGCTTCAGATGCGCTAGATATTTTATATCTAGACGATGCGACATTGGAGTGGGCAAAACAAACAGGTGATCATGAAAATGATGGCTATGTGGAATTTCACCTCGATAGTATAGGTCAACAGTTGTTGGATGGGGATTCTGTAGTACTTACAAAAACTTTAGATGTAAAAGGATCTTCTATTCGTGCAACATTAGGTACCGTCGTTAAAAACATCCGACTTGTTTTTGATAACACGGAACAAATTGAAGGTAAGATAGATGGACAGACTATCGTCATATTGACAAAATATTTAAGAAAACAAAATTAA
- a CDS encoding neutral zinc metallopeptidase: MKWQGGKKSDNFEDRRGMSGGQKLTLGGIGGVIVLIIGFLMGGDPSQLLQQAQNMTGTEQVGQPREISEEEAKLTDFSRIVLGSTESVWSNLFKEQLGKNYEPTKLVFYDGGTETDGCGIGKASYGPFYCPGDHKIYLDLTFNQELTTKFGAKGEFALAYVIAHEVGHHVQQLVGLLPKTNAMRGKLSEVENNKLSVMTELQADYYAGVWAHHVNKMSDIEIDYNDILDGMAAAEAVGDDKLQEQAQGYAVPDSFTHGTSAQRRAWFKKGYDSGDIRAGNTFQDPSLN; encoded by the coding sequence ATGAAATGGCAAGGAGGTAAAAAGAGTGACAACTTTGAGGATAGAAGGGGAATGTCCGGTGGACAGAAGCTAACTTTGGGAGGAATTGGGGGAGTAATTGTATTAATCATTGGTTTCTTAATGGGAGGCGACCCTTCACAATTGCTGCAGCAAGCGCAAAACATGACGGGTACGGAACAGGTGGGACAGCCAAGGGAAATCAGTGAAGAGGAAGCTAAATTAACAGATTTTTCGAGAATTGTTCTGGGAAGTACCGAGTCTGTATGGAGCAATCTTTTTAAGGAACAATTAGGAAAAAATTATGAACCAACAAAGTTGGTGTTTTATGATGGAGGTACAGAAACAGACGGATGTGGAATTGGTAAAGCGTCATATGGACCATTTTACTGTCCGGGAGATCATAAAATCTATTTAGATTTAACATTTAATCAAGAATTGACAACAAAATTCGGTGCTAAGGGAGAATTTGCATTAGCTTATGTAATTGCACATGAGGTTGGACACCATGTGCAGCAACTTGTTGGGTTACTCCCAAAGACAAATGCCATGCGTGGTAAATTGAGCGAAGTTGAAAATAATAAATTATCGGTGATGACTGAATTACAAGCCGATTATTATGCAGGAGTATGGGCCCATCATGTCAATAAAATGTCTGATATAGAAATTGATTATAACGATATCTTAGATGGTATGGCGGCAGCTGAAGCTGTTGGGGACGATAAATTACAAGAACAGGCTCAGGGTTATGCAGTACCTGATTCATTTACACATGGTACATCTGCACAACGCCGTGCATGGTTTAAAAAGGGCTATGATTCGGGTGATATACGTGCCGGAAATACTTTTCAAGATCCTAGTTTAAATTAA
- a CDS encoding acyltransferase, which yields MNWERVFTIQNDTEFNEICLDTFHFQMNNVPIYRKYVQYLNRKIDTIDHYTKIPFLPIEFFKTQKILAQNVSSEIIFTSSGTTGMVTSNHFVAQKEVYENSFRRAFEQFYGKIENIAILALLPSYLERTGSSLIYMINDLMEQSKQPESNYFLYNHEELYQTLLQLKAKGTKTILFGVTFALLDFIEKYALTFPELIIMETGGMKGKRKEMIREEVHELLCNSFQVPGIHSEYGMTELLSQGYSYSDGIFKHPSWMKILIRETNDPLTLAANKKTGAINVIDLANRYSCSFIATQDLGKIYEDGSFEVLGRFDQSDIRGCNLLVQ from the coding sequence ATGAATTGGGAACGGGTATTTACTATTCAAAATGACACTGAATTTAATGAAATTTGCTTAGACACTTTTCATTTTCAAATGAACAATGTGCCTATCTATAGAAAATATGTGCAATATTTGAATAGGAAAATTGATACCATAGACCATTATACTAAAATCCCTTTTCTTCCCATCGAGTTTTTTAAAACACAGAAAATTCTTGCGCAGAATGTAAGTTCAGAGATAATATTTACGAGCTCAGGAACTACTGGAATGGTGACAAGCAATCATTTTGTAGCACAAAAGGAAGTTTATGAGAACAGTTTTCGTCGAGCTTTTGAACAATTCTATGGTAAAATAGAAAATATTGCCATTCTGGCACTTCTACCCTCCTATTTAGAACGAACAGGCTCCTCTTTAATCTATATGATCAATGATTTAATGGAGCAAAGTAAACAACCCGAAAGCAACTATTTTTTGTATAATCATGAAGAGCTCTACCAAACGCTTCTTCAATTAAAAGCAAAGGGTACAAAAACGATTTTATTCGGAGTCACCTTTGCCCTGCTTGATTTTATTGAGAAATACGCATTGACCTTTCCTGAGTTAATCATTATGGAGACAGGCGGTATGAAAGGAAAGCGCAAAGAAATGATTCGTGAAGAAGTCCATGAGCTGCTCTGTAACAGTTTTCAGGTGCCCGGTATACATTCCGAATACGGAATGACCGAATTACTATCCCAAGGCTACTCCTATAGCGATGGTATATTTAAACACCCAAGCTGGATGAAAATTTTAATCAGAGAAACGAATGATCCCTTAACACTTGCAGCAAACAAAAAAACCGGCGCTATCAATGTCATTGATTTAGCAAACCGGTATTCATGCTCTTTCATTGCAACTCAAGATCTGGGAAAAATCTATGAGGACGGATCTTTTGAAGTCTTAGGTCGTTTTGATCAAAGCGATATAAGAGGTTGCAATCTGCTTGTACAATAG
- the fabG gene encoding 3-oxoacyl-[acyl-carrier-protein] reductase — translation MKLLEGKTALITGASKGIGRKIAEVFAQNGAKVAFTYLSSVEKGQALEQELQAFGTTVKGYRSDASKFADAEKLINDIVTDFGTIDIVVNNAGITKDGLLMRMTEENWDDVINVNLKSVFNVTKAASKIMMKNRKGSFINMSSVVGVQGNAGQANYAASKAGIIGFSKSVAKELGSRNIRSNVVAPGFIRTEMTDVLDPKVVAGWEAGIPLKRAGEAEDVANVCLFLASDLSAYVTGQVLPVDGGML, via the coding sequence ATGAAATTACTTGAAGGAAAAACTGCTCTTATTACAGGAGCGTCAAAAGGAATAGGAAGAAAAATTGCTGAAGTATTTGCTCAAAACGGTGCAAAAGTAGCATTCACATATTTATCATCTGTGGAAAAAGGCCAAGCTTTAGAGCAAGAACTTCAGGCTTTCGGAACTACTGTCAAAGGTTACCGTTCGGATGCATCAAAATTTGCTGATGCTGAAAAATTAATCAATGATATCGTTACTGATTTTGGAACGATTGATATTGTCGTTAATAATGCTGGTATTACGAAAGACGGCTTATTGATGCGTATGACAGAAGAGAACTGGGACGATGTCATCAATGTTAATTTAAAATCTGTGTTCAATGTTACTAAGGCGGCCTCTAAAATCATGATGAAAAACCGCAAAGGTTCTTTTATCAATATGAGTTCTGTAGTTGGTGTACAAGGAAATGCAGGACAAGCTAATTATGCAGCATCTAAAGCTGGTATCATTGGTTTTTCTAAATCAGTAGCTAAAGAGTTAGGTTCTCGAAATATCAGATCCAATGTGGTAGCACCAGGATTTATCCGCACAGAGATGACCGATGTATTAGATCCTAAAGTTGTAGCAGGTTGGGAAGCAGGTATCCCTCTGAAACGTGCCGGCGAAGCAGAAGATGTGGCCAATGTGTGTCTATTCCTTGCTTCAGATTTATCTGCTTATGTAACAGGACAAGTCTTACCGGTTGATGGTGGTATGTTGTAA
- a CDS encoding malate:quinone oxidoreductase, translating to MSKRTKNTKEVDVVLIGAGIMSATLGTLINELSPDIKIEILERLDVVAAESSDAWNNAGTGHSALCELNYTPQQADGSVKIDKAISIAEQFEVSKQFWTYLVDQGVIKKPEDFIRSVPHMSAVFGEKDIDFLRKRYDALSKNNLFKGMEYTEDKAVLNEWIPLMMKGRPVDDKIAATKMILGTDVNFGSLTRDLVEHLDAKENITLHLTQEVRDIERNDNGTWELEVKDLKTGEKRTINAKFVFIGAGGHSLLLLEKSGIPESKGYGGFPVGGQWLRCVNEDVIKNHHAKVYGKASIGAPPMSVPHLDTRYIDGKQALLFGPYAGFSTKFLKQGSYFDLPASIKLSNIKPMLSVGRDNMDLTKYLISEVMKSPKDKLDALKQFMPTAKLEDWKIEVAGQRVQVIKKDAEHGGVLEFGTEVVSSADGSIAALLGASPGASTSVAIMIKLLKRCFPERAKADEYRKKLREMIPSHGQSLNDNVELCEATRKRTHLALKLENFKD from the coding sequence ATGAGTAAAAGAACAAAAAATACCAAAGAGGTTGACGTCGTTTTAATTGGCGCAGGTATCATGAGCGCAACTTTGGGCACACTTATTAATGAGTTGAGTCCAGATATTAAAATAGAGATTTTAGAGCGCTTGGATGTTGTTGCAGCAGAGAGTTCAGATGCATGGAATAATGCAGGAACTGGTCACTCTGCATTATGTGAGTTGAATTATACCCCACAACAAGCGGATGGTTCTGTAAAAATTGATAAAGCAATCAGTATTGCTGAACAATTTGAAGTTTCCAAACAATTTTGGACTTATTTGGTTGATCAGGGTGTTATTAAAAAACCTGAAGACTTTATTCGCTCCGTACCGCACATGAGTGCTGTTTTTGGGGAGAAAGATATTGACTTTTTACGTAAAAGATATGATGCTTTATCCAAGAATAACTTGTTTAAAGGCATGGAGTATACAGAAGATAAAGCTGTTCTAAACGAATGGATTCCATTGATGATGAAAGGACGTCCAGTAGATGATAAAATAGCTGCGACGAAGATGATATTGGGAACAGATGTAAACTTTGGTTCATTAACCCGAGATTTGGTTGAACATTTGGATGCTAAGGAAAATATTACTCTTCATCTTACTCAAGAGGTACGCGACATTGAAAGAAACGATAATGGCACGTGGGAATTAGAAGTAAAAGATTTAAAAACAGGAGAAAAAAGAACGATCAATGCTAAATTTGTATTCATTGGTGCCGGTGGACACTCACTATTGTTGTTAGAAAAATCGGGTATTCCAGAATCTAAAGGTTATGGTGGATTTCCTGTTGGCGGACAATGGTTACGTTGTGTCAATGAAGATGTTATCAAGAATCATCATGCAAAAGTATATGGTAAAGCATCTATAGGTGCACCTCCTATGTCTGTTCCACATCTCGATACGCGTTATATTGATGGCAAACAAGCTTTATTGTTTGGACCTTATGCTGGTTTTTCGACGAAATTCTTGAAGCAAGGTTCTTACTTTGATTTACCTGCATCGATTAAATTGTCAAATATTAAACCTATGTTATCCGTGGGACGGGACAATATGGATTTGACGAAATATTTAATTTCTGAGGTGATGAAGAGTCCTAAAGACAAATTGGATGCATTGAAGCAATTTATGCCTACAGCAAAATTAGAAGACTGGAAAATTGAGGTCGCAGGTCAACGTGTTCAAGTCATCAAAAAAGATGCTGAACATGGTGGGGTCCTTGAGTTTGGTACTGAGGTCGTTTCTTCTGCTGATGGTTCTATTGCTGCGTTGTTGGGAGCCTCTCCTGGTGCATCTACTTCAGTTGCTATCATGATTAAACTGTTAAAAAGATGTTTCCCTGAACGTGCTAAAGCGGATGAATATCGTAAGAAATTACGCGAAATGATTCCATCACATGGACAGTCTTTGAATGATAATGTTGAATTGTGTGAGGCTACTAGAAAGCGTACGCATCTCGCATTGAAACTTGAAAATTTTAAAGATTAA
- the pnuC gene encoding nicotinamide riboside transporter PnuC: protein MQSDQILNDFFQQIKATSLAEWFAVGFGILQVWFAKSNKPINYLFGIFGILISIYVLYFAKLYGEIALNMYYLLMSIYGWIYWQQKSKEQHVITTSTKKDWVIVLFICIIGFNIFYFGLLHATDSDVPLWDALVSCTAWAGMWLLAKRKIENWILLNISNLMAIPLLYHKDLLLFAAITLFLFIMAFFGYFNWKRILKREIIYGNQSSSN from the coding sequence ATGCAGTCAGATCAAATTTTAAACGATTTTTTTCAACAGATTAAAGCGACATCATTAGCAGAATGGTTTGCTGTGGGCTTTGGAATTTTGCAAGTGTGGTTCGCTAAGTCTAATAAACCCATTAATTACCTTTTTGGTATTTTTGGCATCTTAATATCGATTTATGTTTTGTATTTCGCAAAACTTTATGGTGAAATTGCCTTAAATATGTATTATTTGTTGATGAGTATATATGGTTGGATATACTGGCAACAAAAAAGTAAAGAACAACATGTAATAACCACTTCAACAAAAAAGGATTGGGTGATTGTTTTGTTTATTTGTATCATAGGTTTTAATATCTTTTACTTTGGCTTATTGCATGCTACGGACTCCGATGTTCCGCTATGGGATGCCCTGGTTTCTTGTACGGCATGGGCAGGCATGTGGTTATTGGCAAAGCGGAAAATAGAAAATTGGATTTTGTTGAACATCAGCAATCTCATGGCAATACCCTTACTCTATCATAAAGATTTGTTGCTATTCGCAGCAATAACATTATTTTTATTTATTATGGCTTTCTTCGGCTATTTTAACTGGAAAAGAATCCTAAAACGTGAAATTATATATGGTAATCAATCAAGCTCAAATTAA
- a CDS encoding DUF6965 family protein produces the protein MTIEELKDYFNTASLPSEIQITVDMHIFDLPKFLQANLAALERWNRELEKCPSYLRLMNLKEAIEKQ, from the coding sequence ATGACTATTGAGGAACTAAAAGACTATTTTAATACTGCTTCATTACCTAGTGAAATACAGATTACTGTTGATATGCACATTTTCGATTTACCGAAATTTCTTCAGGCTAATTTAGCTGCCCTTGAGCGCTGGAATAGAGAACTGGAAAAATGTCCATCATATTTACGTTTGATGAATCTAAAAGAAGCGATTGAAAAACAGTAA
- a CDS encoding GNAT family N-acetyltransferase has translation MIIQKSSVSDLSTHMKLYRQAIAFQHALGIVNWIGFEDDAVLQEINTGQQYKILVGGQVACVFLLATSDPLLWQEKNEQPAIYIHRIATNPDFRGQHFVIKIVSFVKGLARREGKKYIRMDTTAGNERLNRYYEHCGFSIVNTIVIQEAIDMPAHYQNNSFTLFEMSVE, from the coding sequence ATGATTATACAGAAGAGTAGTGTTTCGGATTTGTCTACGCATATGAAGCTATATCGTCAAGCTATTGCGTTTCAACACGCATTGGGAATTGTTAATTGGATAGGTTTTGAAGATGATGCTGTACTTCAGGAAATCAACACCGGACAGCAGTATAAGATTCTTGTAGGAGGTCAAGTTGCATGCGTCTTCCTATTGGCGACATCAGACCCGCTACTTTGGCAAGAAAAGAATGAACAACCGGCGATTTATATCCATCGTATAGCTACTAATCCAGACTTTAGAGGTCAACATTTTGTAATCAAAATTGTTAGTTTTGTTAAGGGTTTAGCAAGGAGAGAGGGTAAGAAATATATCCGGATGGATACCACTGCAGGTAATGAACGATTGAATCGGTATTATGAACATTGTGGGTTTAGCATTGTAAACACAATTGTTATCCAAGAAGCAATTGATATGCCAGCACATTATCAAAATAATTCTTTTACATTA